From one Pieris brassicae chromosome 5, ilPieBrab1.1, whole genome shotgun sequence genomic stretch:
- the LOC123709833 gene encoding DNA-directed RNA polymerases I, II, and III subunit RPABC2 encodes MADEEYDGDDGGGDYDDMVEEDNNIEETEEQEEDGYNVQCVAPGQAGGGVEKSKRITTRYMTKYERARVLGTRALQIAMCAPVMVELEGETDPLQIAMKELKQRKIPIVIRRYLPDHSYEDWSIDELIIIDH; translated from the exons ATGGCTGATGAAGAGTATGATGGCGATGACGGGGGTGGAGATTATGATGATATGGTTGAAGAGGACAATAATATAGAAGAGACTGAGGAGCAAGAGGAAGACGGCTACAATGTGCAGTGCGTTGCTCCGGGTCAAGCTGGTGGAGGAGTTGAAAAATCAAAGAGAATTACTACTAGATACATGACTAAATATGAACGAGCTAGAGTATTAG gtACTCGAGCCCTCCAAATAGCCATGTGTGCTCCAGTTATGGTTGAACTCGAAGGAGAGACTGATCCTCTACAAATAGCAATGAAAGAGCTTAAACAACGTAAAATACCTATTGTAATAAGGCGATATCTCCCCGACCACTCTTATGAAGATTGGAGTATagatgaattaattattattgatcaTTAA